The genomic interval TTGTCTCCAATTATTGCCGTGTTTTCCGTCCTTTCTTTGCGCTAAAATCACAGATATGGAAACATTGTTCAGGCAGAGCTGTGAAGTCATAAAAGAGGCTGGAAAAGCGCTAAAAAATTCACAGGTACCATTTACAAGGGCGGAGAACAAAGAAGAGCTGATGACGCAGTTCCAGGCAGCTAACGTATTTTCAACCCATCTCATCCGGGAAGGACTGCTAACCATTGCACCCGATATTCCCTGGTCGGACGCGGAATTTGATACTACCCGGCAAAAAGATCCTGCCCTGGGCCGGATGTATTGGGTATGCGATGCCATAGACGGAGCTATCCATTTTCTGCAGGGCTTTTCTCCCTGGTGTATCAGCCTCGTGCTCATAGCGGATGGAATACCGGCTTTTTCCATCATATACGATCCTGTAAGAGATGAACTGTTCACTGCCATCAGGGGAAAAGGCGCCTGGCTCAATGGGGAAAAGCTGGCTGTAAACATCCGCAATTCCATACAGGAAGCCATCCTGGCTACAGCTCATCCTAATCAGCCACAGAAAGAGAAAAAAGAGGCCTCTCTCCTGCTATCCAGCCTCGAACGGATACTTCCCAGGGCCGGCGCGGTCAGGATGCTGGGCCCCTCTTCCCTGCAGCTGGCATATGTAGCGGCGGGCAGACTGGATGCATTCTGGGAATATGGCAATGATGTTTATGACTGGCTGGCAGGCGCACTCATGGTGGAAGAAGCTGGTGGAAAGGTACAGTCCATCGAGGGCCAGGCCTTCTCCATAGAGACAAATACCGGGGTACTGGCAGGCAACGAATGGCTGGTGGGATTACTGGAAGAAGAGCTGCCGGTAGAATGGGATATTTTCAGCTGTAAAATGTAGCAAAACTATCAAAGCCTCACCTGGTCCGGGATGCCTCCCAACCTATCATGGCCATTTTACGGGTACTTCCCCAGTGATATTCTCCAAATTCGCCATTTGATCTGATCACCCGGTGGCAGGGAATCAGGAAAGCCACCGGATTATTCCCGATCGCCGTTCCCACCGCCTGGTAAGCCCGTTCTGCATTGGCGGCAGCAGCTACATTCCCGTAGCTGGACAATTCTCCCATAGGGATCTGGAGCAATGCTTCCCAGACCTTGAGCTGAAATGGCGTACCCTTCAGGTGCAGCTTCACCTGTTCCAGTGTATTCCAGTCCCGGGTAAAAAAATACAAAGCATTCTGCTGGATCATATCGAGCAGCTGCTGAAAGCGGGCATTGGGGAATTGCTCCTGCAGATGCCGGAAGGCCTGTTCCCGGTCTTCTACGAATGCCAGGTAGCAAAGCCCCTTGGGGGTAGCGGCAAGAATAAGCGGGCCAAACGGGCTTTCGGCAAAACTGTAGTTGATGGACAGGGCCTCTCCCCCGTTTTTGTATTCGCCCGGTGTCATGCCTTCAATTTTCATAAAAAGATCATGTAACCTGCCGGTTCCTGACAAACCCGTCTCCAGGGCAATATCAAAAAGGGAAGCCTGTTTCTCTTTTAACAGTGACTTGGCATACGCTACACTGAGATATTGTGTGAATTTCTTCGGGCTGACGCCTGCCCACTCCGTAAACATACGTTGAAAATGGAAGGGGCTGAGGTATACATTTTCAGCTACTTCCTCCAGTGAGGGCTGCTTTTTAAAGTTTATTTTCAGGTATTCAATCGCCCTGGCAATCCGCTCATAATTAGTTAATTCCTGAGAAATCATATCTATTTCATTTACAATA from Chitinophaga filiformis carries:
- a CDS encoding inositol monophosphatase family protein, encoding METLFRQSCEVIKEAGKALKNSQVPFTRAENKEELMTQFQAANVFSTHLIREGLLTIAPDIPWSDAEFDTTRQKDPALGRMYWVCDAIDGAIHFLQGFSPWCISLVLIADGIPAFSIIYDPVRDELFTAIRGKGAWLNGEKLAVNIRNSIQEAILATAHPNQPQKEKKEASLLLSSLERILPRAGAVRMLGPSSLQLAYVAAGRLDAFWEYGNDVYDWLAGALMVEEAGGKVQSIEGQAFSIETNTGVLAGNEWLVGLLEEELPVEWDIFSCKM
- a CDS encoding methylated-DNA--[protein]-cysteine S-methyltransferase, which gives rise to MISQELTNYERIARAIEYLKINFKKQPSLEEVAENVYLSPFHFQRMFTEWAGVSPKKFTQYLSVAYAKSLLKEKQASLFDIALETGLSGTGRLHDLFMKIEGMTPGEYKNGGEALSINYSFAESPFGPLILAATPKGLCYLAFVEDREQAFRHLQEQFPNARFQQLLDMIQQNALYFFTRDWNTLEQVKLHLKGTPFQLKVWEALLQIPMGELSSYGNVAAAANAERAYQAVGTAIGNNPVAFLIPCHRVIRSNGEFGEYHWGSTRKMAMIGWEASRTR